One Phocaeicola dorei genomic region harbors:
- a CDS encoding sigma-54-dependent transcriptional regulator: MSKQGTIIVVDDNKGVLSAVKLLLKNHFEHIVTLPSPITLPAALREENAQVVLLDMNFSSGLNTGNEGLYWLHEIKKIHPSLPVVLFTAYADIDLAVRGIKEGATDFIVKPWDNARLIETLLSACRNSSKNKKRAEVPKTVSSMYWGESNAMKQLRTLIEKVAQTDANILITGENGTGKEMLAREIHALSARYRRDMITVDMGAITESLFESELFGHKKGSFTDAHTDRAGKFEAAHEGTLFLDEIGNLPYHLQSKLLTAIQSRSVVRVGSNEPIPVNIRLICATNCDLEEMVAKGKFREDLLYRINTIHIEIPPLRERKEDIIPLAQRFIDRFCKQYDKGNILLSTDAQEKLRTYPWYGNIRELEHAVEKAVIINEDGILSEEHFHFPRKVAAPATETSVSTLEEMELQMIQKAIEKCNGNLSAVAAQLGITRQTLYNKMKKFGL, translated from the coding sequence ATGAGCAAACAAGGAACCATCATAGTAGTAGATGATAACAAAGGAGTGCTGTCGGCAGTAAAGCTATTGCTGAAAAATCATTTCGAACATATCGTCACACTGCCCTCACCCATCACACTGCCCGCTGCGCTACGTGAAGAAAACGCGCAAGTAGTGCTGCTGGATATGAATTTCAGCAGCGGACTGAATACCGGGAATGAAGGTCTGTACTGGTTACACGAGATAAAGAAAATACACCCCTCCCTGCCCGTAGTACTTTTCACAGCCTATGCTGACATAGACCTGGCAGTGCGCGGCATCAAGGAAGGAGCAACAGACTTCATCGTCAAGCCTTGGGACAATGCCCGGCTGATAGAAACCTTGCTGTCTGCCTGCCGCAATTCCTCCAAGAACAAGAAGAGAGCGGAAGTCCCTAAAACCGTATCTTCTATGTATTGGGGAGAAAGCAATGCCATGAAGCAACTGCGGACGCTGATAGAGAAAGTGGCGCAAACGGATGCCAATATTCTGATTACAGGAGAGAACGGCACAGGAAAAGAAATGCTGGCACGGGAAATACACGCTTTGTCTGCCCGATACCGACGGGATATGATAACGGTGGATATGGGTGCCATTACCGAATCCCTGTTCGAAAGCGAACTGTTCGGCCATAAAAAAGGCTCGTTTACCGATGCCCATACCGACCGTGCAGGTAAATTCGAAGCCGCCCATGAAGGGACTTTGTTTCTGGACGAAATAGGCAACCTGCCCTATCACCTGCAATCCAAACTACTCACCGCCATTCAAAGCCGAAGCGTGGTGCGAGTAGGAAGCAACGAACCGATACCGGTCAACATACGTTTGATTTGCGCCACCAATTGTGATTTGGAAGAGATGGTGGCCAAAGGCAAATTCCGCGAGGATTTGCTTTACCGCATCAATACCATCCACATCGAGATTCCCCCTCTGCGGGAACGCAAAGAAGATATTATCCCTTTGGCCCAACGCTTTATAGACCGGTTCTGCAAACAATATGACAAAGGAAATATCCTTCTTTCTACCGATGCGCAAGAAAAGTTACGGACATATCCGTGGTATGGAAACATACGCGAATTGGAACATGCCGTAGAGAAAGCGGTCATTATCAATGAAGATGGTATATTGAGTGAGGAACATTTTCATTTCCCCCGAAAAGTAGCGGCTCCTGCGACAGAAACAAGTGTCTCAACTCTGGAGGAGATGGAATTGCAAATGATTCAGAAGGCGATAGAGAAATGCAACGGAAACCTCTCAGCTGTAGCGGCACAGTTGGGAATTACCCGTCAGACGCTTTATAACAAGATGAAAAAATTCGGATTATGA
- a CDS encoding sensor histidine kinase, producing the protein MKQFFFRFFTVLFLGIACTLLIQQRNWLWLCIAVPSFLVSIGWFYRLYTFNTRKIAFLLDAIENDDPAVRFYEHASPGDSSMVNVMLNRIARILYNVKQETAQREKYYELIMDFVETGIVVLNSKGSVYQKNKEAMNLLGLDVLTHVKQLSRISDELMIALEKAVPGDKLQIQFNTERGTVHLALRVSGIRIKDEELRIIALSDINRELDEREIDSWIRLTRVLTHEIMNSLTPVTSLSETLLALPGAENEEMKQGLETIHSTGKGLINFVMSYRKLTRLPSPEPSLFYVRPFLERMIRLAQHQHPCPNITLSILEAREDLIVFADENLIAQVVTNLLKNAIQAIGNAPDGKITLKAYCDPQESIRIEIANNGPAIPPDAAGQIFVPFFTTKEEGSGIGLSLSKQIMRLSGGTLTLLPYKEKGQATVFVLVFN; encoded by the coding sequence GTGAAACAATTCTTCTTCCGTTTTTTCACTGTACTGTTCCTAGGTATTGCCTGCACCTTACTAATCCAGCAGCGCAATTGGCTGTGGCTATGCATAGCCGTACCTTCATTCCTTGTTTCCATAGGCTGGTTTTACCGCCTGTACACTTTTAATACCCGGAAGATAGCCTTTCTGCTCGACGCCATCGAAAACGACGACCCCGCTGTTCGTTTTTATGAACATGCCTCCCCTGGCGATTCTTCCATGGTCAATGTCATGCTGAACCGCATCGCACGTATTTTGTACAATGTAAAACAGGAAACGGCACAACGAGAGAAATATTATGAGCTCATCATGGACTTTGTAGAAACCGGCATTGTGGTGCTGAACAGCAAAGGCTCCGTTTATCAAAAGAATAAAGAGGCCATGAATCTGTTGGGGCTGGATGTTTTGACTCATGTCAAACAACTCTCCCGCATCTCGGATGAACTGATGATTGCTTTGGAAAAAGCAGTTCCGGGTGACAAGCTGCAAATTCAGTTCAACACAGAACGGGGAACAGTACATCTTGCCTTACGGGTGTCCGGCATCCGTATCAAAGACGAGGAACTCCGCATTATTGCCTTGAGTGATATCAATCGGGAGCTGGATGAACGGGAAATAGATTCATGGATACGCCTCACCCGCGTACTGACTCATGAAATAATGAATTCACTCACTCCGGTGACTTCCCTCAGCGAAACACTACTGGCTCTTCCCGGAGCAGAAAATGAAGAAATGAAACAAGGGCTGGAAACGATTCACTCTACAGGTAAAGGATTGATAAATTTTGTCATGTCTTATCGCAAACTGACACGACTGCCATCACCTGAACCATCGCTGTTCTATGTCCGTCCTTTCCTGGAACGGATGATCCGACTGGCACAGCACCAGCATCCATGCCCCAACATCACTCTTTCCATCCTCGAAGCCCGGGAAGACCTGATAGTCTTTGCCGACGAGAACCTGATAGCCCAAGTGGTTACGAATCTGCTGAAAAATGCGATTCAAGCCATAGGTAATGCTCCCGACGGAAAGATCACCTTGAAAGCTTATTGTGATCCGCAAGAAAGTATCCGTATAGAGATAGCCAACAACGGTCCCGCTATTCCTCCCGATGCAGCCGGACAAATTTTTGTACCTTTCTTCACGACCAAAGAGGAAGGAAGCGGCATCGGACTGAGTCTAAGCAAACAAATCATGAGGCTGAGCGGTGGCACACTGACCCTGCTGCCTTACAAGGAAAAGGGACAGGCCACTGTTTTTGTACTGGTTTTTAATTAA
- a CDS encoding UvrD-helicase domain-containing protein: MKHSPELLVYKASAGSGKTFTLAVEYIKLLIQNPRAYRNILAVTFTNKATTEMKERILSQLYGIWIKDKDSDPYLQKITEELEMPPEDIRTAAGTALHYMIHDYSRFRVETIDSFFQSVMRNLARELELGANLNIELNNMEVLSDAVDSMIEKLDRQSPVLYWLLEYIEERIADDKRWNVSGEIKNFGRNIFDEGYIEKGNGLREKLRDKDCIKNYRKTLQAILEEVQEQMKGFADQFFGILDTNGVKVEDLKNGSRGIAGYFNKLQSGKLDDSVRNVTVEKCLDCPDEWVKKTSPIRNAILGLAEKELIPLLNESEKYRSRNNMLANSCQLSLRHVNNIRLLANIDEEVRELNHENNRFLLSDTNALLHNLVKEGDSSFVFEKIGTTIRNVMIDEFQDTSRMQWDNFRLLLLEGLSQGADSLIVGDVKQSIYRWRNGDWGILNGLKTNIEAFPVKVKTLTTNRRSAANIIHFNNEVFTAACEVLNNIYKEEQKKECKELKEAYNDVCQETYKDPGKGYVKVEFLSDTEDMTYMENTLYHLGEEVELLVAQGVQLKDIAILVRKNRSIPLIADYFDKNTSYKIVSDEAFRLDASLAVCMIMDSLRYLSQPGNRIAKAQLAAAYQNEVLHKGIDLNTLLLNEIDDYLPFDFIKEAEQLRLMPLYELMEKLFNLFQMSCIKQQDAYLCAFFDAVTEYLQSNSSELSAFITYWEEKLGSKTIPSGEVEGIRILSIHKSKGLEYHTVLLPFCDWKMENETYNHLVWCAPRQAPFSDLDIVPINYSTAMQQSIYREEFLNERLQLWVDNLNLLYVAFTRAKKNLIIYGKAEQKGTVSELLGNALSDMTGKSYATGEEIYELGTLYLSSHEEEKQVSGNKLLTVARRLPIHLETLETNIEFKQSNRSAEFIRGEEETEDKYIRQGQLLHNLFSVIRTTDDVPPAIERLRFEGIIESAQQEEQIRKLTEWALRHPLVKEWYSGRWELYNECAIIYREKGVLQTRRPDRVMMKDGEVIVVDFKFGKKRKAYNKQVKEYMDLLSDMGYEHIRGYLWYVFNNELEEIE, from the coding sequence ATGAAACATTCTCCTGAATTATTAGTTTATAAAGCCTCTGCCGGTTCGGGAAAAACATTCACACTGGCCGTGGAATATATAAAGCTGCTGATACAGAACCCACGGGCATACCGTAATATACTGGCTGTGACTTTTACCAACAAGGCCACTACCGAAATGAAAGAGCGGATTCTGAGCCAGCTATACGGAATATGGATAAAGGATAAGGATTCTGATCCCTATTTACAGAAAATCACAGAAGAACTGGAAATGCCCCCAGAAGACATAAGGACAGCCGCCGGTACGGCACTGCACTACATGATACACGATTACAGCCGCTTCCGGGTGGAAACCATTGACTCATTCTTCCAGTCGGTGATGCGCAATTTGGCACGGGAGCTGGAATTGGGTGCCAATCTGAATATCGAACTGAACAATATGGAGGTACTGAGTGATGCCGTGGACTCCATGATAGAAAAGCTGGACCGACAATCTCCCGTACTCTATTGGCTGTTGGAATACATAGAAGAAAGAATTGCCGATGACAAGAGGTGGAATGTTTCCGGTGAGATAAAGAATTTCGGACGAAACATCTTCGATGAAGGATATATAGAAAAAGGAAATGGGCTACGGGAAAAATTACGGGACAAAGACTGTATCAAGAATTACCGCAAGACGCTGCAAGCCATTTTGGAAGAGGTGCAGGAACAAATGAAAGGATTTGCCGACCAATTCTTCGGAATATTGGATACAAACGGGGTGAAAGTAGAAGATTTGAAAAACGGTTCCCGAGGTATAGCCGGCTATTTTAATAAACTACAATCGGGCAAACTGGATGACAGCGTCCGCAATGTAACAGTGGAAAAATGTCTGGACTGCCCCGACGAATGGGTGAAAAAAACCTCCCCCATACGCAACGCTATCCTAGGTCTGGCAGAAAAAGAACTGATTCCCCTGCTGAATGAATCGGAAAAATATAGAAGCCGGAACAATATGCTGGCCAATTCCTGCCAACTCTCCCTGCGCCACGTAAACAATATCCGTCTGCTGGCCAATATAGACGAAGAGGTACGCGAATTGAACCATGAGAACAATCGCTTCCTGCTGTCGGATACCAACGCGTTGCTTCATAACCTGGTAAAAGAAGGAGATTCCTCGTTTGTATTCGAAAAGATAGGAACAACCATACGCAACGTAATGATTGATGAATTTCAGGATACTTCGCGTATGCAATGGGACAATTTCCGTCTGTTGCTGCTCGAAGGTTTGTCTCAGGGAGCAGACAGCTTGATTGTAGGAGACGTGAAACAATCCATCTACCGCTGGAGAAACGGTGACTGGGGCATACTGAACGGACTGAAAACAAACATCGAAGCCTTTCCCGTCAAAGTAAAGACACTGACCACCAACCGCCGGAGCGCTGCAAACATCATTCACTTCAACAACGAAGTGTTTACAGCCGCCTGCGAGGTGTTGAACAACATTTATAAGGAAGAACAAAAAAAGGAATGCAAGGAACTGAAGGAAGCCTACAACGACGTGTGTCAGGAAACATACAAAGATCCCGGAAAAGGGTATGTCAAAGTGGAATTTCTATCGGATACGGAAGACATGACCTATATGGAAAACACCCTGTACCACCTAGGAGAAGAAGTGGAGCTGCTTGTGGCGCAGGGCGTGCAACTGAAAGATATTGCCATCCTGGTGCGCAAGAACAGAAGCATTCCTTTAATAGCCGATTACTTCGACAAGAACACCTCTTACAAAATCGTATCCGATGAGGCATTCCGACTGGATGCCTCACTGGCGGTATGTATGATAATGGATAGCCTGCGCTACTTGTCACAACCCGGAAACCGGATTGCCAAAGCGCAACTGGCTGCTGCTTATCAGAATGAAGTATTACATAAAGGAATAGATCTCAACACTCTATTGCTGAACGAAATAGATGATTATCTGCCATTCGATTTCATAAAAGAAGCGGAACAGCTTCGCCTCATGCCACTGTATGAACTGATGGAAAAACTTTTCAATCTGTTTCAGATGTCCTGCATCAAACAACAGGATGCCTATCTGTGCGCCTTCTTTGATGCCGTGACGGAATATTTGCAAAGCAATTCTTCCGAATTATCCGCTTTTATCACCTACTGGGAAGAAAAACTAGGCAGCAAGACCATCCCTTCCGGCGAGGTGGAAGGAATTCGCATTCTCTCCATCCACAAGTCCAAAGGCTTGGAATACCATACCGTACTGCTACCCTTCTGCGACTGGAAAATGGAGAATGAGACTTACAACCATCTGGTATGGTGTGCTCCCCGGCAAGCTCCGTTTAGCGATCTTGACATTGTTCCCATCAACTATTCCACAGCCATGCAGCAATCCATTTATCGGGAAGAGTTCCTGAATGAACGCTTGCAATTATGGGTGGATAATCTGAACCTGCTTTATGTGGCATTTACCCGTGCCAAAAAGAACTTGATTATATATGGAAAGGCGGAACAGAAAGGAACGGTATCCGAATTGTTAGGAAATGCCTTATCCGACATGACCGGAAAGAGCTATGCCACCGGAGAAGAAATATACGAACTGGGAACGCTCTATCTCTCATCTCACGAAGAGGAAAAACAAGTGTCCGGCAACAAGCTGCTGACTGTAGCCCGACGTTTGCCTATCCATCTGGAAACGCTGGAAACCAACATCGAATTCAAACAGTCCAACCGTTCTGCCGAATTTATCCGGGGAGAAGAGGAAACGGAAGACAAATACATCCGGCAAGGACAGTTGTTGCATAATCTATTCTCCGTAATCCGTACCACGGACGATGTGCCTCCCGCCATAGAACGCCTGCGTTTCGAAGGAATCATAGAGTCGGCACAACAAGAGGAACAAATACGAAAACTCACCGAATGGGCTTTGAGGCATCCGCTGGTCAAAGAATGGTATTCGGGCCGCTGGGAACTATACAATGAGTGTGCCATTATTTATCGGGAAAAAGGAGTCCTGCAAACCCGCCGTCCGGACCGCGTGATGATGAAAGACGGAGAGGTGATTGTGGTGGACTTTAAATTCGGTAAAAAGCGGAAGGCTTACAACAAGCAGGTGAAAGAATATATGGATTTATTATCAGACATGGGATATGAGCATATCCGTGGCTATTTATGGTATGTATTTAACAACGAACTGGAGGAAATAGAATAA
- a CDS encoding PD-(D/E)XK nuclease family protein → MESFLKLVAADLYKHTEGNLAHTAVVFPNKRAGLFFNEYLAQESDSPIWSPAYVSISELFRSLSPWEVGDPVKLVCELYKIFRRETQSTETLDDFYFWGEMLISDFDDADKNRVDTDKLFSNLQDLRNIMDDYTFIDDEQEEAIRQFFQNFSIERRTALKERFISLWNVLGNIYKGFRESLASQNIAYEGMMYRHVIEHLDVDKLPYEKYIFVGFNVLNKVEHTLFTQLKDAGKAVFYWDYDEFYMKENRQAVTHEAGEFIRRNLRDFPSPLSGELFKNLSKPKEVHYIASSTENAQARYLPQWIRNNLTTPEKETAVVLCNEALLQPVLHSLPAEVKHVNITMGFPLSQTPVYSFLIALLELHTHGFNFKSGRYTFQSVVTLLKHPYTRQLTGQAELLEKELTRNNRFYPLPGELGKDEFLTQLFTPLSGNLNLCIRLSETLQQVASIYQANTSGTEDTDAFNQLYRESLFKAYTTINRFRTLIEEDELTVQSETFRRLLVKVLSTTNIPFHGEPAIGMQVMGVLETRNLDFRHLVLLSVNEGQLPKSGGDSSFIPYNLRKAFGMTTIEHKIAVYAYYFYRLLQRAERITLIYNTSSDGLNRGEWSRFMLQFLIEWPHPITRQFLEAGQSPQGTSSITVEKTPDVMRRMQSLFDVRANPKAKFSPSALNYYLDCPLKFYYRYVAGLSAPDEVSAEIDSATFGSIFHYAAEHIYKDLTTHGKVINKEALETLLRNEVKLQDYVDTAFKKLFFNVPQNEKPEYNGVQLINSAVIARYLKQLLQNDLRYAPFTFIASEMEVDEPIDIQTPKGVIKSRIGGIIDRMDSKDGTLRIVDYKTGGDADTPPHVESLFIPDKKRSNYVFQTFLYAAIMCRKQPTMKIAPALLYIHRAATETYSPVIQMGESRKPKEAVEDFSKYEKEYRERLQGLLEEIFNPEKSFTQTEIIEKCTYCDFKALCKR, encoded by the coding sequence ATGGAAAGCTTTTTGAAACTGGTAGCAGCCGATTTATATAAACATACGGAAGGAAACCTGGCACATACAGCCGTGGTTTTTCCTAACAAACGTGCCGGACTTTTCTTTAATGAGTATCTCGCCCAAGAGTCGGACTCACCTATTTGGTCGCCCGCATACGTCAGCATCAGCGAATTGTTCCGTAGTCTTTCTCCATGGGAAGTGGGTGATCCGGTAAAACTGGTATGCGAACTTTATAAGATATTCCGACGGGAAACTCAAAGTACGGAAACACTGGATGATTTCTATTTTTGGGGAGAAATGCTGATCAGTGATTTTGACGATGCCGACAAAAATAGAGTGGATACCGACAAACTGTTTTCCAATTTACAGGATCTGCGCAACATAATGGACGACTACACCTTCATTGATGATGAGCAGGAAGAAGCTATCCGGCAGTTCTTCCAGAACTTCTCCATCGAACGGAGAACAGCGCTGAAAGAACGGTTTATCTCTTTATGGAACGTATTGGGGAACATCTACAAAGGGTTCCGTGAATCCTTAGCTTCTCAAAACATTGCCTACGAAGGAATGATGTACCGTCACGTCATAGAGCATCTGGATGTGGACAAACTTCCATACGAGAAATATATTTTTGTAGGATTTAATGTGCTGAACAAAGTGGAACATACGTTGTTCACCCAATTGAAAGATGCCGGAAAAGCTGTTTTTTATTGGGATTACGACGAATTTTATATGAAGGAAAACAGACAAGCCGTCACCCATGAAGCCGGAGAGTTTATCCGCCGGAACTTACGCGACTTTCCTTCTCCTTTGTCCGGTGAGTTATTCAAAAATCTCTCGAAACCTAAAGAGGTACACTACATCGCATCTTCCACTGAAAATGCACAAGCCCGTTACCTGCCTCAATGGATACGAAACAATCTGACTACACCGGAAAAGGAAACCGCAGTCGTATTGTGTAACGAAGCATTGCTTCAACCGGTCCTCCATTCATTGCCGGCAGAAGTAAAACATGTCAATATCACCATGGGATTTCCGTTATCGCAAACTCCTGTATATAGTTTCCTCATCGCCTTACTGGAGTTGCATACCCACGGATTTAATTTCAAAAGCGGCCGCTACACGTTTCAATCAGTTGTTACACTGTTAAAACACCCCTATACCCGCCAACTCACCGGTCAAGCCGAATTGTTGGAGAAAGAACTGACCCGAAACAACCGTTTCTATCCGTTACCCGGCGAATTGGGCAAAGATGAATTCCTTACCCAGCTTTTCACTCCGCTTTCCGGAAACCTGAATCTGTGCATACGCCTGTCCGAAACTTTGCAGCAAGTGGCAAGCATTTACCAGGCAAACACTTCCGGTACCGAGGACACAGATGCATTCAACCAACTTTATCGGGAATCGCTTTTCAAAGCCTATACCACCATCAACCGGTTCCGCACACTGATAGAAGAAGATGAATTAACCGTACAAAGCGAAACATTCCGGCGATTGCTGGTCAAGGTCTTATCAACGACTAATATTCCATTCCACGGCGAACCGGCCATTGGTATGCAGGTCATGGGGGTATTGGAAACACGTAACCTGGATTTCCGCCACTTGGTATTACTATCGGTCAATGAAGGGCAGCTTCCCAAATCGGGAGGAGACTCTTCCTTTATTCCTTACAACCTGCGCAAAGCTTTCGGAATGACTACTATAGAGCATAAAATTGCCGTATATGCATACTATTTCTATCGTCTGCTGCAACGGGCAGAAAGGATTACCTTAATTTACAATACCAGTTCGGACGGACTGAACCGCGGCGAATGGAGCCGTTTCATGCTGCAATTCCTTATTGAATGGCCTCACCCCATCACACGTCAGTTTCTGGAGGCCGGACAGTCCCCTCAAGGCACCTCGTCTATCACTGTAGAAAAGACCCCGGATGTCATGCGCCGGATGCAAAGCCTGTTTGATGTCCGTGCCAATCCCAAAGCAAAATTTTCTCCATCAGCCTTGAATTATTATCTGGATTGTCCTTTAAAATTTTATTATAGGTATGTAGCCGGCCTCTCCGCCCCCGATGAAGTGAGTGCAGAAATAGATTCCGCCACATTCGGAAGTATTTTCCATTACGCAGCCGAACATATTTATAAAGACCTGACCACTCATGGCAAAGTCATTAATAAGGAAGCATTGGAAACGTTGCTACGCAATGAAGTGAAGCTGCAAGATTATGTGGATACAGCATTCAAGAAATTATTCTTTAATGTTCCGCAAAACGAGAAACCGGAATATAACGGCGTACAACTTATCAACTCTGCCGTTATTGCAAGATATTTAAAACAACTTTTACAAAATGATTTACGTTACGCTCCCTTCACTTTTATTGCATCGGAAATGGAAGTGGATGAACCCATCGACATACAAACACCCAAAGGAGTCATAAAATCACGTATCGGAGGAATTATTGACCGTATGGACAGCAAGGATGGCACACTTCGTATTGTGGACTACAAGACAGGTGGCGATGCAGACACCCCACCCCATGTGGAATCTCTGTTTATTCCAGACAAGAAACGTTCCAACTATGTATTCCAAACGTTCCTGTATGCCGCCATCATGTGCCGCAAGCAACCAACGATGAAGATAGCTCCGGCCCTTCTCTATATTCATCGGGCCGCTACAGAAACCTATTCTCCCGTTATACAAATGGGCGAGTCACGAAAGCCCAAAGAGGCTGTGGAAGATTTCAGTAAATATGAAAAAGAATACCGTGAACGACTTCAAGGATTATTAGAAGAAATATTTAATCCGGAAAAATCATTTACCCAAACAGAAATCATAGAAAAATGTACCTATTGTGATTTCAAGGCACTATGTAAAAGATAG
- the ispE gene encoding 4-(cytidine 5'-diphospho)-2-C-methyl-D-erythritol kinase — protein sequence MITFPNAKINLGLNIVEKRPDGYHNLETIFYPINLQDALEVTRRENNDKEYTLHISGSPLEGEPEDNLVVKAYKLLKKDYPGLLPVDIHMYKHIPAGAGLGGGSSDAACMIKLLNDKFSLGLSTERMEEYAAKLGADCAFFIRNKPVFATGIGNLFEPVELSLKGYHIILIKPDIFVSTRDAFAEIKPVRPAVSLKEIVKQPIETWKSSMKNDFEDSVFKKFPEIAAIKDELYDLGAVYAAMSGSGSSVYGIFEAPIENVEDKFCGCFCRQRALE from the coding sequence ATGATTACATTTCCTAATGCAAAGATTAATTTGGGACTTAATATTGTAGAAAAGCGCCCGGATGGATACCACAATCTGGAAACCATATTTTATCCGATAAACCTGCAAGACGCTCTGGAAGTGACGCGGCGGGAAAACAATGACAAAGAATACACTTTACACATAAGCGGATCTCCTTTGGAGGGTGAACCCGAAGATAATCTGGTAGTAAAAGCCTATAAGTTATTAAAAAAAGACTATCCCGGACTGTTGCCGGTAGATATACACATGTACAAGCATATACCGGCGGGTGCCGGACTAGGTGGCGGATCATCAGATGCCGCTTGTATGATAAAGCTTCTGAATGATAAATTTTCATTGGGACTCAGTACGGAACGGATGGAGGAATATGCTGCAAAACTAGGGGCAGACTGTGCTTTTTTCATTCGGAACAAACCTGTTTTCGCTACCGGAATAGGGAATCTGTTCGAGCCTGTGGAATTGTCATTAAAGGGATACCACATAATTTTGATTAAACCTGATATCTTTGTGTCCACCCGGGATGCGTTTGCCGAAATAAAGCCTGTGCGTCCGGCTGTTTCTTTGAAAGAAATTGTAAAGCAACCTATAGAAACATGGAAAAGCAGTATGAAGAATGATTTTGAAGATAGTGTCTTCAAAAAGTTCCCTGAGATTGCTGCTATAAAAGATGAATTGTATGATTTGGGGGCAGTGTATGCTGCCATGAGTGGCTCTGGGTCTTCCGTCTATGGTATTTTCGAAGCACCGATAGAGAATGTGGAAGATAAATTCTGTGGATGTTTTTGCAGGCAGAGAGCGTTGGAATAG